The Ictalurus punctatus breed USDA103 chromosome 15, Coco_2.0, whole genome shotgun sequence DNA window AATTGTTCAACACCGAGTGCAAACATTTTCATACTAttgagacaaaaagaaaaacacatttagtGTGTCAAGTTTCACAAAGGTTTCTTCAGCATTACAAGTAGCAAAAATATTGAAGCAGCAAATAACCCCCCTTTTATAACTTATAACAGTATAACAAGAGTCTTCATGTCTGTGTTATAGGTTGATGTTACTAAGTTTTATGGAAGACAGAGAGGCAAAGCTGTACCAATTCCAGAAGGTAGTGATGATCGTGACAGCAGTGCATCAGACAATGAGGTTATAGTAAGAAATTATCAAGTTGAGGATCAGGAGCATAGCAGCATTGAGAGTGAGGACAGGGAGGAAGAACGTAATCAGGAGCAGCCACCAACATGTCGTAGGTTGTTGTGGAAGTCAGGCATTCGGATTCATTATCCAATGCCAGTTTGGAAGATGCATCTTGCCTCAGCAGAGAAGGTGCATTCTCCAAGTCATTATTTCAAGCAAATGTTTTCCTCTGAGTGTCTCAAACATATTATCCAGCAGACAAACCTTTACTCCATGCAAAAACAGGTTAACTCACCCCTGAACTGCACAGAGAAAGAAATCGAACAGTTATTTGGGACTGCTTTTCAAATGTCCATCTATGGAGTTCCTGCAACACATACGCTGGCAGACCCGCACACGCATTGATAAGATGCCTGATGTAATGCCAATGAAAAGATGGGAACAAATCAAGAGCAACCTCCACTTCAGTGTCAACACTTTAGACCTTGGCAATGATGACTCAAATCGAGATCCTCTCTTCAAAATAAGACCTTTCCTCAACTTTGCTGTAGAACGAATGAGAAGCATTCCAATGGATGAACACCTAAGTGTGGATGAACAAATAATTCCATACAAAGGAAAAAGTCGACTGAAGCAATACGACAGCAAGCCCCATAAATGGGGGTACATGGTTTGTGTGGTTTGGGTGTACATGCTTGCATACAACTTTGAGTTCCAAACAGGCAGGATACTACCAGTCGGTGGAATGCCTGACCTGGGAGCCAGTAGCAACATAGTTCTACGTCTGGCATCCATCATACCGAATTTCAAGCTGTACCATGACAATTGGTTCACAACCATAGGCCTTGAAGTTCAAATGGCAAAGAGAGGGGTCTACTGCCTTGGTACAGTGAGAATCAACAGGTTGAACGGGTGCATGTTGAAAACTgacaaggaaataaaaagggCTGGACGGCGCACTTTTGAATGGAAGGTAGCCATGTGTGAGGATGTGCAAATAATCGCAAGCAAATGGCAAAACAACTGCACTGTCACTCTTCTGAGCACATTCACTGGGGCCTACCCAGCTTCCACTGTGCAACGCTGGGACAGGAGGACAAATCAGAACATCAATGTGAACTGTCTATCCTCTGTGCTgatgtataattaaaaaatgggAGGTGTTGATCTGATGGACTCCTTGCTTGCATTGTAACGAACAAAGATTCGGTCACGGAAATGGTACATTCGTATTTTCTTTCATATCCTGGATGTACTGTGTGTAAATGCATGGCTGCTGTACTTAAGGGACAATGATCCCTCTCCTAAACAAAGCGAGGAACTCAGCCTAAGAGAGTTCAAAACAGCAGTTGCAGATGTCCTCTGTAGACAAGGCACAGACAAAGTGAAACATGGCAGACCCAGCTCTGGACAGTCAGTGTCAAAGACGAAGCAAAGGAGAGAATCCATAACACAACCGGCGGTCAGGACAGATGGCATTGCCCATTGGCCTCACTACACTGACAAGCAGGGACACTGCAAAAATTATGACTGCACAGGTCAAACTCGAGTTATGTGTGGAAAGTGCGGGGTACACCTGTGTTTCACACCCAAAAAGAACTGTCTTGTTGATTTTCACATGTgagtaaaaatgaaaatcacATGAAATCAATTACTGTAGcacaacataaaacagaacTAGAAGAGCGtactgtttttaaaactctAAAACATTGTTACACTGCTGTTTTTGATTCACTAAGAGTGAAATTGCACTTCAATTTGTCTCATGTTTGACAATTTTACACGAGTTCCAAAACAAATATAGTAGCATAAGATGAAATGGAATgtgaataaagattttttttttttttaaatgtttctgaAACACCAAGACACAGGCTAACTTCTTTCTAGACAGAGAAAATAGATTTGAATGTGTGACATTTCAGAAAATTTACCAAAAATCTTTTACCCAAATGGGACAGAGTCAGTTAGTTATAAGTAACGGTAACctaaaaaaaagatcaaaggtCAAATGTAGAAAACAAGTTTTGTAAAATGATTATAGCCTTaaatatactaaaaaaaaataaagtaatacattttttttagctgtGATTTCATGATTAGTTCCATAGAGGGTTAAAATTTAAAAACCCCGACAGCTTAATTGACATGACAGACACTACAATAACCAGTCAAAATCCTCTGGAGGTTTGTACTTGGAGCTGAAATCCCACCCATTTGGAGCTGACTCCAACctgcaatataatataatataacaaggtTACTTGCATGTCTGGAAATGTAACGAACTTGAGTAGCTAGTACTTACCAACACATTCCCTCTCAATTAATTTGAAAACTACCGGCGATAAGTATATAAAATACTGCTAATATTACGAAAAGGTTAGTAGAAGTAGTCTCAGCATAACTGTCTGACTGTTGAAGCGAGACACATCGTGATTGCGTCATGACAAAAATGGGACAAATAGGAAAATTCTCTGACTTTCTTGTGATTTAATTAGCAGTCTCTTGTGTTAATTTGAACTCAAAtgctttttacataatataattgtttattaatgttGAGAGGGGCACTTTTAAACTGGCATAAAGgtggtttgacgttggacgttcaatattcgcagatatgcagaaattaagggaccatctctaaagttacatacgacattgttaaacacgtttataacttcaatagcatttgaagggaaatatcaaaaatctaagaggtgtgcattatagctgacacctagatgaacactttacagttggttatatgactgtaagtcattcccttcaaatgctatttaAAGGGAATTATTGCACATAAAATGTCGAATTATACAACTATGATGAAAAAGGATTCGAATTTAATTCTTGCGTGatagttatatatttaatttgcGAACTAGAGGTAAATTAAGAAGACTCGTTTCCACCCGGAAATACCGGGAGTGAACACTTGGGTTGTACACGTGGGACACTGAGTCTTTTCTTTATTATTCACTCGGCCATCATGACGGTGCACGTTTGGCCAACCGCCCTTGTATGAAGTTTGAATGACATGCACAGTAACCAATCAGCGTTAAGACAGAGTGGTTGGTTGCCCAATCACGTAGCACGCACCCGTCAATTTAGTTCTAAGTTTGTCGTCTTCCCTGTTCCTGTATAACTGTAGCATTTGAGTCGAAAGAAATGTAAGTTGTTATGTCTAATTTTGCTATATAATATGAAATACTAACAGTTTCGTGTGTGATACGTGATTTATTGCAATGAAATTCAAGAGGTTTGTCTGAAAATATCAATTCGGAGGTATTATTGTATAGCAGTGTAATAGTTGGCTAGCTCGTGCTAGCATCGGTTATTTATCCAGGCAGCTATTATATTTACAGCCACGTTTGTTAAAACTAGTGAAATATAAgcctattgtttttgttttgtttttatttattatttagttagcAGTAGTCAGTTGTCTAGCGAATACGCTTTCCTGTACAAAGTGCATGTATTAGCTAATATGTTCAAGCTAACCTTTCACTTCCTCCAGTTCAGGAAACATGGGAGCGAGTCgcgttaaaaaacaaaacaaaacactaaaacTACATGCCGACTTATTTAACCAAGAGTTTATTTCACTATAAAGatttttattgtgtattgtTTACACATAAACTTACAAATAGGGATTATTACGTTTACCAGGTGTGTGGAAATTTTAACGCAGGAGTACTTTATACGTCACAAGGAGTTGGAAATATCGCATTTTCAAACCATTGGCCGTTTCCCgataataaaacagtaaaataacaTATTGCACTgttatatagaaaatataaactagtgttattgttatttgtacactttttttttatttatttatttatctatctatctatctatctatctatcaaaaagcTGTATATAAAACAATTTACGATCTACATGACAATAACATCGATGGTTTTGGGGGAGACGTTCTGTCTTGACTGATTAAGCATTAATGTCAGCATACAATGTAAGTCAGTCTATTAAAAAGAACAGACTGTACACAGCCTAGTATTATTGTTCTATTAAATTTGGGAAAGGTGCTAATACATGCTTTAGAGGGCGCTAGAGAGCGCAAGATGACATCATTGACTCATTTGCATGTTATTTGTATAACATGTATACAAATATAATTAGTCTTGTATAACTTTACTTATATAAAGTTTTGTTTGGCCATAGCACTACAAACCAGTTACATATTTACAGATTAATTTCTATGGAGAATGCAGAGGAAAAAGAAGCTGTATTAGTAAGTGGTCTGAAATAGACATGAAGGAAACTGATACAGATGCAGTAACTCACTTGTATTCATTGTAAACATTGCCAAGAAGACAGTTTAAAACTAAGAACAAAGTAATATGTGGGTGGATAAACATTGACAGTCAGTGCTTGGAGAAAATTGGTGATCAGTGGCTGGCCATTGGGAACATAGGCTTGTATAACCACAACTCAATCGGGTCAATCGAACCTGCTCTCTCAAGTcatatcagtccctccaggattttgcgattggaGAAATTAAAACGTGAGATCGCGCAAGCTCTatgatattcggaggagcttgcaatttttcaaaattgctgcagatttgggccaaaacatgtATAACGTCATctaacgcacattcagccaaagccctcttcaattcacgtgtccaacatgagtacagctagatggtctcatttaccaacaaacatcactgcgaaagactatgcaaaacaattttgtgcaatttatttatttatttactttgcaacaatcacaacaaaaaaaactgcaaaataTTGTACACACTGTCATATAACCAGCAGCGGTGATGTCATGAGTTGTATGGAGTGCAGGACAGCTGCTCACATCTGCGCTAAAAGATATGGAATTTTTTTctcaactaaaaaaaatattacagccACTAATTTGCCAacactgtgtgtgcagagcCTGGTCCACAAAATCACCAAGTCGCATGTAACAgtattttcagtaaatacaaCTGTCGTTTGGCCATTTTCCCTGGAAACTtcttgccaagctgccactggtTCAGAATAATGCTGGCAGTTATCTGGGGTTTATAGAGCCACATTTACATATGTGTCTAGCGTTCTGTTTCACACCTCAGCCATAAGGGGTGGTGAGAAGAACCTGGATAATGACCCACCTTAGGACTCGCtggaaatgtttttgaaaatagCCACCACACTAACATCATTGGGACTGGCGAGGTAGTCTTGTAGAACATGGAGAAAGTGCACGGTGACACTCGGGTAGCAGCAGAACGAACATCCTGGAACAGCACACCTCTAAGCACTTCCTATGAAGAGGACACACTGCTTGTTGCTCAGCTTATCACCTTGGCAAAGTAGCTAGAATTAGCGTTATCTAAACGCAGATTAGTACCAAAAAAATCATACACAAATCTTACCCATTTGAGCATGTGTTTTACTGCTGTTGATGCTTATTAAATCTACAAACACTGATTTATAAACAGCTATAATAATTGATATGATTGTGATGTTCTCATTTATAAGATCAGCCTTCAGCATGTTAGTTTTAACCCAAAGCAACATCTAGACTTCTTATACATATGGTTTTGATAATTAAAGAGAATTAAAAGAGAAGCTGGACAAATTGAGAGATCCTTTTGGGCCTCTGTGCTCTAATTAGTGAAGCAGCAGTTAATGAGGCTAGTGCAGGCTTGCTATAATGTTCAAACTTCAGTATAATACACTGAAAATATACGTTGATAAATTAGCTCTTTTTGTACAGTCTGATCAGTGTTGCATATGTGATCCTGCTCTTTTAGTCCTAATTCTGTTTTTGTATAAAGGTGATTTAGTAATCTTTCTGTTGTCTCACTACAGATGTCTTCTGGGGCCTTGTTTCCAAGTTTGGTGTCTGGGTCACGGGGCTCATCCAGCAAATACCTGGTGGAGTTCCGTGCTGGAAAAATGAGCCTGAAAGGAAGCGTCGTGACCCCTGACAAACGCAAAGGTCAAGTTTACATTCAACAGACTGACGACTCACTTATTCACTTCTGCTGGAAGGACAGGACAACTGGGAACGTGGAAGATGTTAGTACTGAGCTCTGTAGTGCAGTTTTCAATTAGCCTAGATGCCATGCTAATAGCTACATATTAGTGAATAATGTATGAAACATTATTAGtgtatataacatttttatgaatattttttttaattcagcatACTGTGAACTCCACTGATCATACAGTGAATGTATGAAGTGTTCAATCATGCTAATGCtagaacattatatatatatatatatatatatatatatatatatataattatattatatataatatatatatataagcttatCTGTAGGATTTGTCATTAGTGAGAATGTTAATTGAACACACAAATTATGGCTTATCAGTGTGCTCGTTTTCATATTAGATGCtgtgtattatatttatactttaaagGACTTGATTATTTTTCCGGATGACTGCGAGTTCAAGAGAGTCAGTCAGTGCACAACAGGTCGCGTCTACGTGCTGAAGTTTAAAGCTGGTTCCAAGCGGCTATTCttttggatgcaggtgtgtgattCACATTTTTGATGTTTATTTGGCTTTTTTCTTTATACTCATTTTTGTCAGGTGATTTAGAAGGCTAACTAAAAGCACAACTCTGTTTTTGTAGGAACCCAAAACGGATAAAGACGATGAGCACTGCAGGAAAGTAAATGAGTACTTGAACAATCCACCCATACCCGGTTCCCTTGGTGGTGGAGGCAGCAGTCATGAGCTTTCTGCTTTAGGAGGTACACGTGCACACACTtctgattatttaaatgtgatgtGTGCTCCTTACCTCTGAATCCCTTAGAGCATGACTATTCATTGAGTGTTCTGGGCTTTGAGTACATTTTTACAGGCTCTTCGATTTATTTTTGCAAGCTAattaaatggggaaaaaagttttttgtaCAAACATTTCCTGCTACATAAGTAAAATTAGCTGATGAAGAAGCAGAAAAGAAATTATAATATGGTTTCTCGGGTAATAAATATGATATAGCTAGATAACAATTTGAGTCTGACTTCACTGATATTATTCATTCACAACAACGGTTAACAAATGCAGCATGTATATGCAAATGTGGTGTCAAATGTGAAATGTCTGTGAGGATGAATGTATGCTGCCACTTGAATAGGGAAATGCATTTGTATGGCTTTCATACATTGTCCTGCACCCTTTTTTGTAATCTGGCCCCCACACTGAGCTAAAGactttttttaaagagtgtgtTAAACTGACTAATGTCTCCTTTCCACAAGGTGAAGGTGGCCTGCAGAGTCTTCTGGGTAATATGAGTCATAATCAATTGATGCAGCTGATTGGACCGACTGGACTTGGTGGGCTTGGTGAGTCAGGGTACACATCTTAAACATAGTCATAGAGGACTGGTATGAGCATGTCTTGTGTGTACATCTTGACAGAAAGGTTAGACATGTTAAAAGTCCAACATATTGCAGTAAAGACATACCGGCTCTTGTGACTGAGACAAAAagtctttttctttcctgtgcAAGGGGGTCTGGGGGCTTTAGCTGGACCTGGACTTGCCAGCCTGCTGGGAGGCAGTGTTCCAGCGACCAGCAGTTCATCTTCCAGGTAAAACTTGGAAATAATTCATGTTTACatgtattattcagttattcatcatGAAGCAAATTATTCACTAGCGAATCTTTCGGTAACTACAATGAAACTAATAATAAAGATTTCTAGAAGAGAGAGGAACCT harbors:
- the LOC108276396 gene encoding proteasomal ubiquitin receptor ADRM1 isoform X2, with the translated sequence MSSGALFPSLVSGSRGSSSKYLVEFRAGKMSLKGSVVTPDKRKGQVYIQQTDDSLIHFCWKDRTTGNVEDDLIIFPDDCEFKRVSQCTTGRVYVLKFKAGSKRLFFWMQEPKTDKDDEHCRKVNEYLNNPPIPGSLGGGGSSHELSALGGGLQSLLGNMSHNQLMQLIGPTGLGGLGGLGALAGPGLASLLGGSVPATSSSSSSSRSQSTAVTPSSTSAATRLSSSQVPTTPTTPSAATGASPVTTPTTPAAPVPSAGATSPTQPIQLSDLQNILATMNVPAAGQGVDLASVLTPEIMAPILANAEIQQRLLPFLPSGESLPQSSDELHNTLTSPQFQQAMSLFSSALASGQLGPLMNQFGLPSEAVDAANKGDVEAFAKAMEGEAKTEQEGKPKDKKDDEEDMSLD
- the LOC108276396 gene encoding proteasomal ubiquitin receptor ADRM1 isoform X1, which gives rise to MSSGALFPSLVSGSRGSSSKYLVEFRAGKMSLKGSVVTPDKRKGQVYIQQTDDSLIHFCWKDRTTGNVEDDLIIFPDDCEFKRVSQCTTGRVYVLKFKAGSKRLFFWMQEPKTDKDDEHCRKVNEYLNNPPIPGSLGGGGSSHELSALGGEGGLQSLLGNMSHNQLMQLIGPTGLGGLGGLGALAGPGLASLLGGSVPATSSSSSSSRSQSTAVTPSSTSAATRLSSSQVPTTPTTPSAATGASPVTTPTTPAAPVPSAGATSPTQPIQLSDLQNILATMNVPAAGQGVDLASVLTPEIMAPILANAEIQQRLLPFLPSGESLPQSSDELHNTLTSPQFQQAMSLFSSALASGQLGPLMNQFGLPSEAVDAANKGDVEAFAKAMEGEAKTEQEGKPKDKKDDEEDMSLD